The genome window GCCGGTCAAAGGACGAGGTAAACCTTGGCTTGATAAAGATACAAATGACTTAACGTGGAAAAATATATCCAGTCTAGTGAAAAATTTATTGGACTATAACTACGATGTAGTTTTGGACTATGTTTCCTTTCCGGAGGACGTTAATGGATTAATGACAGAACTGGCAGACTATATTGTTCGCATAACCTATGTTGTATTGATGGTGGATCATCAAACCATTATTCATAGAGACTGTCTAAGAGCAGAAGAACATCAAATGAAAGAAAGAAGTGTGCTTCTGCTGGATGAGTTTGAAAATCATCTGAATTTGAGCGCAGATAACAAACTGTATACTCATCATTTTACAGAAGATCAACTACCTGAAATAATAAATGAAATTATAAATAATGAGAAGTATCGGGTGAGATAACAGCGCTTTTTACTAGGCTGCAAATTGTAAAAGTGATAAGAGGGTGAACCATTGAACAGAGGAATACGTTTTAGAATACCAAATGCCTATGGTTGCTTTCTTGGGGAGATTTTAAAACCAATAGGAGTATCTAATTTCGATTGGTTTATTGGTGGAGAAGAATCCTATTTCATTGAGGACGATACATTAGGGGATGATCTTTTTCCGGATATGATTATGGGTATGAATGGAGAAGAATTACAAAAGATTATTGATAACAACGAGTATTATTTAATTTTTGCGAATTTAAAAGCATTTCCAAAAGGTGCAAAAATCACAGATGTAATCACCTATGAAGATTATATGTTGAGTGACTGTCAGCTGGTTCTTCTTGTAGTGGATAGTATCTACGTCACGGTTTATTGTAAAGACCCGGAAAAAATCGAGGAAATATATAATCATATAAATAGACAGGGATTTAAATCTCTGGAATATGTAACGGATGAGACATTTTCCTCAATGATATTTGACTGTTTATGAATACGATTACATCTTATGAAGGAGGAATCTCACCTTGTCTGATTACTATTGGGATGACCAAATGGAATATCTGAGAAATACGCGTTGGTTATATTATAACGATGATTATCTCGAATTTTTGGTTCAACGTGTATGGAAGATTGAAAATCCAGTAGATCTTATCGACTATGGGTGTGGTTATGGCTACCTTGGGTTGAAACTGCTTCCTTTATTACCCGAAGGATCAACCTATACCGGAATAGATAAAGGCAAGGAATTGATTAGGCAGGCCAGAGAGATTTTTTCAAAGACCTCTTATCAAACGACTTTTATTGTAGATGACATTGAAACGGTGCAAGTGAAACGTCAGTACAATATTGCAATAAGTCATGCCTTCTTATTACATATGAGAGAGCCTATCACCGTTCTTCAGAATATGATCGAAAGTCTCGTAGATGAGGGTAGAATGATATGTTTTGAACCCCATTGGATCGCTAATATGTCAAACTATGAATTACAAGGACTTGATCAATCCGATATTATCCAGTTAGGTATTCTCCAAAAATTATTCGAGGAGGATAGCAAACGGAATGGTAAAGACGGAAATATCGGTATGAAGCTTCCAATCCTGCTTAGCCAACTTGGGTTGAGAAATGTAGAATGCCGGGTGAGTGACAAGGTTAACTTCTTAGATCAAAACATGCCAGGTTCAGATAAGCAAAAGCTTTTTCAGGCATTAAAGGAAGAAGGGCTGGGACAAAAAAACAATGCCAGGCATGAATTTGTTACTCAATTGGTTGAAAGAGGACTTCATTCAGACGAAGCGAATAGACAATATGAAGCAGAGGATGTGTTTGCTAGGGAGTTTAATGAGAGCTCATGGTTAACCTACGCTCCGAACATGAAAATTACATCGGGAATCGTAACGAGATAAGCCTATAGTTTCTAATACTCATAAGGAGGTACAGAGGATGATATATAGGAGAAAAACCTATGTTATTGCTACTTCTTTTGTAGAAGAGTTTAATGCTCTATTTAATGATATTTTGCTGCCATCCCAATTGAAATACGGATCAAGACTTATTGGAAGATGGCATACACCCATAGATGATGAAACCAGTGAGATTTTTGCGATGTGGGAATACGATACCCTTGAACAATACGAAGAGATTGAGAAAAATATAAAATCAGATACAGAACACGTAAAGCGCGTTCAAGCTCGTTTTGATCAGATCGGAAGACATCGGTATAAAGAAGTTTTTCGAGAAGAAATTAGGCAAGCATTTTTCACATCGACAGTAGATCGCGAACAAACAATTTTGAAAAAATAAAGAAGGAGATGAGAGAAGATGGAGACAGAAAGACTTATATTTCAGAAATATACCAAAAATGATTTTGATTTACTTTTTGAGATGACACGTGAGCCAAAGATGATGAAATTTATAAGACATGGAGGACCCTGGACGAAGGAAGAAACGATGCAAAGCCTGGAAAAGTTCATAAACTGGAATAAAAACGATAAGGGGCTGTTTCTTGCATTCAATAAAGAGGATCACAAGTGCATTGGAACCTCTGGACTGATTCCGCAGCTCATTGAAGGCACGGACGAGCTTGAAGTTGGTTACTGGGTTGTGGAGCAATACTGGGGAATGGGTTACGGATATGAACAAGCTAAAGCATGGAAGGAATATGGCATGGGTCACTTGAAACAGAGACGGTTGATATCGTTGATTCAACATGGCAATGTGGGTTCTATGAAAGTCGCGCAAAAGAATGGCATGAAACATGAGAAGGACGTAGACATCATAGGAAAAAAAGTAGCGGTGTACTCGATTGAGGTGAATTGAAAATGACTCCTTTTCCTGAACTGGAAACTAAAAGAATGTTGTTAAGAGAAATTAAACAGAGTGATTCCCAAGACATTTTTCATATTTTTTCTAATGAACGTTTCCAAAATGGTCACATCTATGCATTGTTGAAGAAAGAATATGTATGAGAATACGAATTATCGGGTCTTGCGGTAGTGGGAAATCAACATTAGCCAAAGAATTATCGGATAAATACGGTATTCCTTCCTATGAATTAGATAATCTAATCTGGGACAGAAGCGCCGAAAATCTGAGATACCCTGAAAGTGTGAGGGATGAATCCGTCCAATCTATTGCCTGTTCAGAGGCTTGGATCATGGAAGGAGTACAGTACAAAGATTGGACTTTACCATCCATACAAGAAGCAGATTTAATTTTTGTATTAAACCCAAATGTGTTCATTATAGATTATCGGATTATAAAGAGGTTTGTATTCTCCAGAATGGGCTTGCGACCGTCGAATTACAAGCAGTCATTCAAGGACTTATGCAAGATGATTGTGAAGTGGAATCATCAATATAATATAGATGCAGCGATAGATGTGATTAACGAAAATAACAAGACAGCAATGATCACTAAGAATAAAAAACAAGTTATACAGTTGATTGAACATCATTTGGAAGTAGTTAGTGATCTACAGGTTGGCAATAAGGTGAAAAATTCTAATCGTGCAAAGAATACATGTGATGATTTTCTAAATGAGGTGACTTAAACATTGAATAATATCAATCATGAGGGTGAATTACAAATCGTATTTGGTAATCATGAAGAAGACTATAAAACCGTTTGTAATAACTTATATAACTATAATGTCTCTGAAACAAATGGGTTATTAAACAAGCCTGGACAAACTATAAATCTTTTTTTACGCGACGAGACAGGTAAGGCAGTGGGTGGGATCTTCTGTGCTACATATTGTGAAACATTATATATTGATAATTTTTGGATAGATGTGGAACACAGAAAGAAAGGATACGGAAGATCTTTAATCATGCAAGCAGAAAGCATGGCTTCTGAATTAGGATGTAAGCTTGCACACACAAGCACATTTTCATATCAATCTCCTGAATTCTACAAGACGATGGAATTGTTCAATACTTCCTAAAGAAAAGATTGTAAGACGAAAACTTAACGTGGCATTGGACGTAACGCAGGGTGACTTTGTAGAAACAAAAGGATGGCGCTCAGAATGGGGAGTGGAATTCGAAACAACTCATCTCTGCTGACTGGATTGCTAGAAGTGTAAGTCTTTCTCTTACTTCAAACACCTTATATAGCTACCACTGGCGCATAATGAAAAGCATCGAGGAAGAAGAAGCTGAAAATAAAACGTTTTATGCTATGGGTATGGGTGGTGGACGAGGGCAGTATATCTTAGTTAACCAAAAGCGAGGATTGGTTGCGGTATTCACAACAATTATATCCGATGATAGTTTGTTACCGCTTCAGTGGTTTAACCAATATATTTTGAAAGAGTAGTCATGTTGTAATTGGAGGGATACCATGAGTCAATGGTTTGATCTAGATGAACTTGATCCAGAGTTAATCAAATTTGCAGTGATAATCGCTAAATATAACCATAAATTCATCATTATTAAAAATAGGAAAAGAGGAGGTTGGGAGATCCCAGGAGGCAACAAAGAAATTGGGGAAACCATTTTACATACGGCGAGTCGAGAACTCTATGAAGAGACAGGTGCAGTGCATTTTGAATTGACACCTTATGGCGTATATGAATGGAATGGGAGCTTTGGTATGGTCTCTTATGCTGAGGTTAATTGGCTCGATAGCTTACCCGAGTCGGAGATTGATGAAATAAAACTTGTGGACGTATTGCCTGAAGGGATGAACTTCGGAGATATGTTTTATCATTTCTTGGATAGATGGGATGGACTTGATAACCATGAGTTAGAAAAGTACACCATCCAAATAAATCATTTGAATGAGTTGCCTGTAATTAAAATAAGCTGATTTAATCTGTAGGAACTGAAACTAAAGGAGATGGCAACGACCATGATAACATATAGGGCTTTGACCCTTGAAGATGTGAACCAGTTGGGGGAAATAGACCGTTCGGAACATATTGATCTCATCTATGAAATGAGAGAGAACGAATTGGTAGAGCTAAAACAAAATCATGAGTGCTCCAACTGGGATGAGAAGCTTTTGGAGGAAATTCAAAATCGATACGTCTCCGAATTAGAACAAGGTGGCATGGCATATGGCGCATTTGCTGAGGAGCGGTTAATTGGCTTTGGAGTGCTAGCACATCAATTTAGAGGAAGTGAGCAAAATCAATTACAAGTTGACTTGATGTATGTCTCACGCGGCTACAGAAGACAAGGCGTTGGAAAACGTATTCTAAACCAATTAGGTGAAGAGGCTAAGAAACGTGGGGCACAGTATCTGTACATCTCCTCCACAGAAACGAGATCAGCGGTATCCTTTTACAGAAGCCAGGGCAGCCAGATTACTAGTGAAATGGATCAGGAACTTTATGACAGAGAGCCGAAAGATAT of Paenibacillus sp. FSL R5-0517 contains these proteins:
- a CDS encoding methyltransferase domain-containing protein encodes the protein MSDYYWDDQMEYLRNTRWLYYNDDYLEFLVQRVWKIENPVDLIDYGCGYGYLGLKLLPLLPEGSTYTGIDKGKELIRQAREIFSKTSYQTTFIVDDIETVQVKRQYNIAISHAFLLHMREPITVLQNMIESLVDEGRMICFEPHWIANMSNYELQGLDQSDIIQLGILQKLFEEDSKRNGKDGNIGMKLPILLSQLGLRNVECRVSDKVNFLDQNMPGSDKQKLFQALKEEGLGQKNNARHEFVTQLVERGLHSDEANRQYEAEDVFAREFNESSWLTYAPNMKITSGIVTR
- a CDS encoding GNAT family N-acetyltransferase encodes the protein MATTMITYRALTLEDVNQLGEIDRSEHIDLIYEMRENELVELKQNHECSNWDEKLLEEIQNRYVSELEQGGMAYGAFAEERLIGFGVLAHQFRGSEQNQLQVDLMYVSRGYRRQGVGKRILNQLGEEAKKRGAQYLYISSTETRSAVSFYRSQGSQITSEMDQELYDREPKDIHMIKELGT
- a CDS encoding DUF2691 family protein → MNRGIRFRIPNAYGCFLGEILKPIGVSNFDWFIGGEESYFIEDDTLGDDLFPDMIMGMNGEELQKIIDNNEYYLIFANLKAFPKGAKITDVITYEDYMLSDCQLVLLVVDSIYVTVYCKDPEKIEEIYNHINRQGFKSLEYVTDETFSSMIFDCL
- a CDS encoding NUDIX domain-containing protein, translating into MSQWFDLDELDPELIKFAVIIAKYNHKFIIIKNRKRGGWEIPGGNKEIGETILHTASRELYEETGAVHFELTPYGVYEWNGSFGMVSYAEVNWLDSLPESEIDEIKLVDVLPEGMNFGDMFYHFLDRWDGLDNHELEKYTIQINHLNELPVIKIS
- a CDS encoding NIPSNAP family protein, whose translation is MIYRRKTYVIATSFVEEFNALFNDILLPSQLKYGSRLIGRWHTPIDDETSEIFAMWEYDTLEQYEEIEKNIKSDTEHVKRVQARFDQIGRHRYKEVFREEIRQAFFTSTVDREQTILKK
- a CDS encoding AAA family ATPase, whose amino-acid sequence is MVNNLYIISGPPGVGKSTTSKLLVQTLKRSAYISGDAVSHLPVKGRGKPWLDKDTNDLTWKNISSLVKNLLDYNYDVVLDYVSFPEDVNGLMTELADYIVRITYVVLMVDHQTIIHRDCLRAEEHQMKERSVLLLDEFENHLNLSADNKLYTHHFTEDQLPEIINEIINNEKYRVR
- a CDS encoding GNAT family N-acetyltransferase, whose amino-acid sequence is MNNINHEGELQIVFGNHEEDYKTVCNNLYNYNVSETNGLLNKPGQTINLFLRDETGKAVGGIFCATYCETLYIDNFWIDVEHRKKGYGRSLIMQAESMASELGCKLAHTSTFSYQSPEFYKTMELFNTS
- a CDS encoding GNAT family N-acetyltransferase, with amino-acid sequence METERLIFQKYTKNDFDLLFEMTREPKMMKFIRHGGPWTKEETMQSLEKFINWNKNDKGLFLAFNKEDHKCIGTSGLIPQLIEGTDELEVGYWVVEQYWGMGYGYEQAKAWKEYGMGHLKQRRLISLIQHGNVGSMKVAQKNGMKHEKDVDIIGKKVAVYSIEVN